TAAATTTAACATTATTCAAACCATAAAAATAATTAAGAATACTGAAGGGAAATATCGGCGATAATCTCGCTAAAAAAATTAATTTAAGTCCGCCTTTTTCTACTACTTTTTCCATAACACTTAATTTTGGATAACGGCTAAAAAGATTTTTTAGCTTTTTTGCAAAAAAAGTTTTTGATACAAAAAAAGCAACTGATGCCCCAATGGAAGCGGAAATGAAAACGATAATTGATCCTAAATATGAGCCATATAAAAAACCTGATAATAAAGATAACCAAGAAGCTGGAAGTATTAATAAAACAATTAAAATATAAATACAAACAAACGATAAGATGCCAATTCCAGTATTAAAAAAAAAAGACAAATTATAAATATTTTCTAGGAATATATTCATTCTCAATTCAATAGTTCGAGTTTCTTAGTAATTCTCTCCTTTTGCACCGAACCCTCATTTAATTTAAATCTGCATTCTTCAACAATATCTTTTGGAGCCTTATCAACGAAATTTTTATTAGATAATCTCTTATTTAAATTTTCTAATTCAATAGTAACCTTTTTTAAATCCTTGCTTAACCTTTCCTTTAATGCATCTATATTTACAAAATCTTGAAAAGGTAAGTAAACCTCTAAATCACTAATTATCCCAGAAAAAGATTTAGCAAACTCATTTTTATCAACAGCATTAGTTTTAAAAATAAATACTTCAGAAGATTTAGTTAAGGTTTGAATATCGTCAACTAAAGTTTCTAAAAAATCAATCAATTCATCATTGTCTGAAATTAAATATACAGGCCCCTTTTCTGATGGCTTAAGACCTAATTCAGCTCTCAAATTTCTAATCAGCCTAATAATTTCAAAGAGTTGCTGAAAGGAATTATCAAGCTTATTATCAACAAATTTATTTTCGTGAATTGGCCATTTTTGAAGAGATAATAATGCATTATCTGGTTTTAGTTGCAGTACATGCCAAAGTTCCTCAGTAATGTGCGGCATAAAAGGATGAATCATTACCAAAATATCATTGAGCACTTTTATTAAAACTTTTTCTGATATTTGTCTATTTTTAGTCTCTTTATTATTAAACCTTTGTTTAGCAAATTCTACATACCAGTCACAAAAATCATTCCATGCAAATTCATATAGAAGTTTCGCAGATTCTCCCAATTTATATTCTTTCAACAAAGCAGCGACTGTTATATTTACCTGATTCAATTTCGATAAAATCCACTTATCACATAACTCTAAAGAATTTTCATCACTCTCATTAAGCGAATAATTATGGTTAGAAGTTTTATTAATTAACACAAATTTAGTTGCATTCCATAATTTATTCGCAAAATTTCTTGAAGCTTCAACAGTTGAAGATGTATATTTTTTCCTATCAAAATCAAGCCGGATATCTTGACCAGCGCCTGCAACTTCTCGAATTAAAGCAAATCGTAGAGCATCAGAACCATATTTATCAATTAATAGTATTGGATCAATACCATTACCTGAACTTTTACTCATTTTTTTATTGTTTTCATCTCGAACGAGACCATGAATATAAACATCCTTAAAAGGAATATTATTCGTAAAAGTATTACCCATCATTGTCATTCTGGCCACCCAGAAGAAAATAATATCGAAACCAGTAACAAGAACATTATTTGGATACCATTTTTTAAAATCAGAATCATTTGTATTTGGCCAACCAAGAGTTGAGAAAGGCCATAAACCACTTGAAAACCATGTATCCAAAACATCTTTATCACGAACCAATTTAATATTTGATCCAAATTTTTTATTAGCTTCGATTAAGGCATCTTCTTCATTTCTTGCAACGATATATGGAGTATTTTGTTCTATTGAGTCTTGAGAGTCATCTAAAACATACCATGCTGGTATTTGGTGCCCCCACCACAATTGCCTACTGATACACCAATCATTAATATTCTCTAACCAATCCTTATAAACTTTCTCCCAGCGTGGTGGAATAAACGATGGTTTTTTTGAATCAATTTTATTAAGACATCCTTGTGATATATCATCCATTTTCAAAAACCATTGTGTTGACAATAAAGGTTCAATTGGAACCTTACCTCTATCAGAAAAAGGAACAGTATGTTTATAATCCTCTATCTTTGTCAAAAGGCCTAAGTTATCCAATTCCTTGATAATTCTCTTTCTAGCCTCATATCTATCTAAATTTTGAAAAATACCTGCATTAATATTTAAAGTTCCATCTTTGTTCATTACATTAATCTGTTTTAAATTATGCCTTTTTCCTATTGCAAAATCATTTGGATCATGGGCTGGAGTAACCTTCACACAACCCGTACCAAAATCTTTATCAACATGTGAATCAGCGATAATAGGTATTTCTCTATCAACGAAAGGGACTTTTACTTTGACACCAATAAATTCTTTATATCTATCATCATCAGGATTAACTGCCACAGCGGTATCACCCAAAAGAGTTTCTGGTCTTGTTGTTGCAACTTCTAAGTACTTATCTAACTGTTCACCACTTTCAGAAATTAAAGGGTATTTAAAATGCCATAAATGACCATTTACTTCTTGCATTTCAACTTCAAGATCACTTACGGCAGATTGAGATTCAGGGCACCAATTAACCAAATATTCGCCTCTATAAATTAAATTCTTTTTATAGAGAATATTAAAAGCCTCAATAACTGCTTCATTTAATTTTTGATCAAGAGTAAATCTTTCTCTAGTCCAGTCAACTGAATATCCTATCCTTTTTAATTGAGAAACTATTCTTCCACCACTTTGTTCTTTCCAGTTCCATGCTCTTTTAAGAAATTCATCTCTTCCAATATCCTCACTTGTTTTGCCTTCACTTTTTAATTGTTTTTCGAGAATAGTTTGAACAGCTATTGAAGCATGATCAGTTCCTGGTAAACACAAAACATTCTTACCTAAAAGTCTTTGAAAACGTACTACAACATCTATCAAAGCCGTATTAAATGCATGCCCCATATGCAAAGATCCAGTTACATTTGGTGGCGGAATAACAACACAAAAAGGCTCCCCATCATCCTCAGGGTTAGGACTAAACGCCTTTAGACTTTCCCATTTTTCTTGCCACTTTTTCTCTACTTCAAAAGGTGAATAATTCTCTAAAGATAATTGATCATTCATCTCTGTCATGTGCAAATTTTATTTCAATAAACTTTTTGTTTATTTTATCTTGAGAGCAGCCAATTAATGAAAATAATATTAGTTTGCAAAAAAGACACATCCATTCTACAAAAGTTTGAAGCAAGAACCACAGGAACAACGTTTTGAATTTTTTGGTGTTGTAATAAGAAATCCACCGACGCTAAAATCACCGTAATAATCTAATTTTAAATCTTTCAGTAAATTAAACTTTTTTACATCCGCGTATAAAGTTAGTCCTTCAGTTCTTCAAATAGGGGATCTATTACATGTACCTGGCCTTAATTTAATATGTATCCATCTTTCGGAACAATTTTTATCCTATACCAAATCAATCGACATTTCTCAAAGAGAACCTCCAAAAGAAGATTGCCTAGATATTTCTTAAGCAGTGCTTTGACTGACTGAAAGTTTGACGATCTCAGTGACTAGAAAAATAATAAATGGGCGATCCAGGGTTCGAACCAGGGACATCCTGCTTGTAAGGCAGGCGCTCTACCGCTGAGCTAATCGCCCTTATAATAAATCATTCTAATAGATGAAGTTGAAAAATTTATACTAAGTATTTAAATATTTCATGATTGAGGCAAAATTTAATTAATAAAATATATCCTATGTCCTCAAACAATAGATATAAATTGGAAAACAATTCCGATTTAGAGACTATAAATAGTTTTAGAATCTTAATATCTAATATCAAAGCATTAAAAGATAAAACTTGGGGCTGCCCATGGCAGAAAATACAATCTCATATATCGTTGATCCCATTTTTGTATGAAGAAAGTAATGAATTTATAGATGCGATATATGAAAAAAATGCAGATAAAATATGTGAAGAGTTAGGAGATCTTTTATTACAAGTGATGCTTCATGCTGAAATCGGTTACGAAGAAAAAGCATTTGCACTAAATGATGTTGTAAAAAATCTAAATAAAAAAATTATTAATAGACATCCATATATTTTTAACAAAAAAGAAAAAGTATCATTAAAAAAATCACAACAGATTTGGGGAAATATAAAAAATTTAGAAAAAGAAGCACCTCATATGAAATCTTCAATTAGTAGAAATTTAAATTTGAAAATTAAAAATTTACCTCCAACGCTTGGTACAGATAAAATAACAAATGTTGTTAAAGATCATGGTTTCAAGTGGGAAAGTACTGATGAGATTTTTAAAAAGTTAGAAGAAGAGATAAATGAATTAAAAGAGGCAATTAAATGCAAAAATGATTCAGATATAAAAAATGAATTTGGGGATATTTACTTTACCCTTCTTAATCTCGCAAACTTTTTAAAAATAAATCCTGAGTCAGCTCTTCAAAAAACTAATATAAAATTTTTAGACAGATTTTCAATCGTCGAAGAGCATGCAGGAGATAATATTAAAAAACAAACTCCCAAAGACTTTCAACGGCTTTGGCAAATAGCCAAGGAAAAACTGGCGGGAAAGATTACTAAAAGCAAATGACAAATATTACAACATGGATAGATGAATATCATCAAGGCTCAAGATTCGGCCTAAATGGGAAAATTCTAATTAAAAAAAAATCAAAATATCAAGAAATTATTGTTATTGAAAATAAATATTATGGTAAAGCTTTAATGTTAGATGGTTGCTGGATGACATCATTAAAAGACGAGAAATATTATCATGAGTGTCTTGTGCATCCTGCATTAAGTAGCATTGACGAAAAATCTAATGTACTAATTATTGGCGGTGGTGACGGTGGTACTTTAAAAGAATGTGTTAAATATACTCAAATATCAAAAATTGATCTAGTAGAAATTGATGAGGAGGTAATCAAAATATCTAAAAAATTTCTAAAAGAAATTGGAGGCGAAGCATGGAATGACAAAAGATTAGAAATACACGTAGATGATGGTGTTAAATGGGTAAAAAAAACAAGAGATGATTTTTATGACGTTATATTTATAGATTGTTCAGATCCCTCAGAATTTTCAAATTTATTATTTTCAGATTCTTTTTATGAAGAATGTAAAAGAATTCTTACACCAAAGGGGATATTAGCAACGCAAAGCGAATCTCCTGAATCCTTCAAAAATATTCACATAAATATTTTGAAAAACCTAAAAAATATATTTAAAGTTTCTGAAACTATGTATTCTTTTGTGCCTATATATCCAAGCGGGATTTGGAGTTGGACATTCGCTTCTTCAGAAGATCTAAATTTATCAAAGCAAAATTATCAGCAAGCCCTAATAATAGAAAAAGGATGTGAAATTTGGAATTTAAATTTTCAAAATGCAGCATTCAAAATGATGCCAAATAAAATTGTAAAAGAACTAGATTCATAAGATGACAAAAAATTTATTTGATAACGAAAATGCAATTTATATGGGAGCAAAAAGAAATCCTGAGAATTGCTCAATTGGTATATTTGGAGTTAATTATGACGGGACATGTTCGTTTAAACCAGGAGCAAGATTTGGTCCAGAAGCAATAAGACAAGTAAGTTCTTGTTTAGAAACATATTGTCCAAAAATAAAAAAAGACTTAGAGGATATTATCTATGTTGATTTTGGATCAATACTAATTGATAAAAATGACTCAAAGTCCGTTATCGAATCGGTTAAATCAGCAACAAATTATTTAATTAGTAAACGCCTTAGTCCTATTATGCTTGGAGGCGAACACTCTATTACAAGAGGCGCTATTGAAGCATTAGTAAAAAAATATCCAGATTTGATATTGGTTCAACTTGATGCTCATGCAGATTTAAGAGAATCATATATAGGAAATGAACATAGTCATGCTTGTACTATGAAAAGATGCTTAGAAGTGCTACCTGAAAAGAAAATTTTGCAAGTAGGAATTAGAAGTGGGACTAAGGAAGAATTTGAAATTATGCATAACAACAACCAATTAGTTAACTTTTGTCCAGGCGGAAATGCACATGAGTTAAAACAAGCTCTTCTACAATACGCTAAGTCTCCAATCTATTTAACAATAGATTTAGATTGGTTTGATCCCAGTTTATTAGCAGGGACGGGCACTCCAGAACCGGGAGGATTTTTTTGGAATGATTTTGAAGAAATACTGAAAACTTTAAAAGACTTTAGAATTGTGGCTTCAGATATTGTGGAATTATCTCCAGAAATTGATAAAAGCGGAGTAAGTAGCATAGTTGCAGCCAAAGTACTTAGAAGCTTAATTTTGTCATTAGAAAATATGCAATAAAAAATTTCTAAACTACAGTGTAAAAATACTAAATAAAAACTAAATATTTCATGGATTTGCTAAAAAGTCCTCTTTATTCAAAATATGTTGAATCCAATGCAAAATTAGTGGATTTTGCAGGTTGGGAAATGCCCATATCATTTTCGGGATTAATTAAAGAGCATGAATCAGTTAGATCTTCAGCAGGATTATTTGATATTTCTCACATGGGTGTGATATCTGTTAAGGGAATCAATCCAAAGGATTATATTCAAAAACTTTTTCCTACTAATTTATACTCCTTTTCTGAAGGTCAGGGGCTTTATACAGTAATGCTTAATGATAAAGGAGGAATAATAGATGACTTAATAATTTATGACCTTGGTATAAAAGAAAATGACATATCAGAATTATTGTTAATAGTTAATGCAAGTAGATTTAAGGAAGATTTTCAATGGATAAAAAATAATTTAAATAAATATGAAATTTCGATAACAAACTTTAAAAAAGACAAAGTACTTTTAGCACTACAGGGAAAAAACTCATTCGATTTATTTGAAGAATGGAGTGAATCTTCGATCTCACATATCCCTAACTTTGGATGCGAATATAAAATTTTTGAACATATTTCACCTAAAGAAAAAATTTTCTTTTCAAAGACAGGATATACAGGGGAAAATGGTCTAGAAATACTTTTATCTAAAAAAGCAGCAATTAATTTATGGGATTTCTCAATTTCCAAAAATGTTGCACCTTGTGGTTTAGGAGCTAGAGATACTCTTAGACTTGAAGCAGGCATGCATCTTTATGGTCAAGACATAAATGAAGAAACTTCTCCATATGAAGCAGGGTTAGGCTGGCTAGTACATCTAGAAAATAATCACGAATTCTTTGGAAGAAGCTTTCTTGAAGAGCAGTCAAGATTAGGTATTCAAAAAAAGTTAGTTGGTCTCTCTATAGAGGGTAAAGCAATAGGAAGAAAAGGTTGCGCAGTTCTTAAAGGTGAAGAAAATATTGGGAGTATCACAAGCGGCAGTTGGTCTCCAACTAAACAACAAGCTATAGCTTTTGCATACATCAATACTTCGCATGCCTTAATAAATAATGAAGTTCAAATATTAATAAGAGGCAAAAAATTCAACGGGGTTATAACAAAAAGAGCGTTTTATAAAAAAAATTATTAACTAAATTTACCCTTAAAGAATTATTATAAGTTATTGATAAATAAATCATACTTAGATGAGAAACAAAATTTGCGAAGAACTCAATAATACAGATATTGGTAAATTAGTTAATTTATGCGGATGGGTAGATAGAAGAAGAGATCATGGTGGTGTAATTTTTATTGATTTAAGAGACCATAGTGGATTCCTACAAATAACAATTAACCCCGATGATGGTGCAGATCTATTTAAACAGGCAGAAACTCTAAGAAATGAGACAGTAATAATGGTTAGCGGAATTATTAATGAAAGGCCTAAAGATTCAATAAATGCAAATTTAAGTACTGGAGAGTTAGAGCTTAAGGTTAAAGATTTGCAAATTCTTAACCAAATTAAAAAAAACTTACCTTTTCCAGTGTCTATACATGATTATGAAAATACAAAAGAGGAACTCAGATTAAAATATAGATACCTTGATTTAAGAAGGGGAAAATTACTAGAAAATTTAAAAACAAGACATAAGATTATTAAGGTTGCTAGAGAATTTTTGGATAATTTTGGATTTACAGAAGTAGAGACCCCATTACTTACAAAGTCAACTCCAGAAGGAGCTCGCGATTTTCTTGTTCCTGCACGTCTTTCAAATGGAGAATTTTTTGCTTTACCTCAATCCCCACAACTATTTAAACAACTTTTAATGGTTGGAGGCCTGGACAAGTATTATCAAATCGCAAAATGTTTCCGTGATGAAGACTTAAGGGCAGATAGACAGCCAGAGTTTACTCAATTAGATATTGAGATGAGCTTTATTAGTGAAGAAGAAATAATTTCTTTTAATGAAAGTCTCATAAAAAAAATATGGAAAGAAGTGTTAAATATTAATTTTAATAATGCTTTTCCAAGAATGTCATGGCAAGAAGCAATGGATAATTACGGCACTGATAGACCAGATACTAGATATCAAATGTTATTAAAAGATTTAGGAGGAGTATTAGGTGATATTGGATTTAATATTTTCACCAAGGCAATTAAGTCTGGAGGTTATATAAAATCCATAACAGTCAAAGGAGGGAATTCAAGTATTAGCAACGTAAGAATTAAACCAGGAGGTGACATCTTCCAAGTAGCTCAAGATGCTGGAGCTGGTGGTTTGGCCTTTATAAGGGTCAAAGGAAATGAGCTTGAGACTATTGGGGCAATTAAAAATAATTTAAGTGAAGAGCATATAGCTGATATTTTAAAAATCACAGAAGCAAAAGATGGAGACTTAATCCTCTTAGGAGCTGGAGATAAACAAATTGTTAATCAGTCATTAGATAGGGTTAGACAATATATCGCAAAAGACTTAAATCTCATTGATCAAAGTAAATGGAATTTCTTATGGGTAACTGACTTCCCGATGTTTGAGAGAAATGAAGAGGAAAATAGATATGAAGCTTTACATCATCCTTTTTGCTCTCCAAAAAATATAAAATCTAAAGATTCTGAAAACTTGAAAAAAGAAATTGAGAGCTCTACAGCAAATGCTTATGACTTAGTTCTTAATGGATTGGAGTTAGGAGGGGGCTCTTTACGTATTCATGAAGCGAACTTACAAAGAGAGGTTCTGAAAACGGTAGGACTTAGTGATAAAGAGATTGATGAAAAATTTGGATTTTTAATAGAAGCACTAGAAATGGGTGCTCCTCCTCATGGTGGAATAGCGTTTGGATTGGATCGTATTACCATGCTGATCATTGGTGCAGATTCAATCAGAGAAGCCATTGCTTTTCCAAAAAATCAACAGGCAAAATGTCTTCTCACAAATGCACCTTCAAATGTCTCTGAATCACAATTAAAAGAATTAGATATTGAAATAACAATTGATGAATAAGAATATATATGGATGTTCTAAAAGTTTTTTGTTTAAATAAAATATAAGGAGGCTGTGCTTAATTAAAAATATTTAATGTCAAAATTTGTATTTGTCACCGGAGGAGTAGTTTCTAGCATTGGTAAAGGAATTGTAGCTGCAAGCTTAGGAAGATTATTAAAGTCTAGAGGATATAGTGTTTCAATATTAAAACTAGATCCATATCTAAATGTCGATCCAGGAACAATGAGCCCTTTCCAACATGGAGAAGTATTTGTAACTGAAGATGGGGCTGAAACCGATCTAGATTTAGGTCACTATGAAAGATTTACTGATACTGCAATGACTAGGTTAAATAGTGTGACTACGGGATCTATCTATCAAGCAGTT
This window of the Prochlorococcus sp. MIT 1314 genome carries:
- a CDS encoding TVP38/TMEM64 family protein, which encodes MNIFLENIYNLSFFFNTGIGILSFVCIYILIVLLILPASWLSLLSGFLYGSYLGSIIVFISASIGASVAFFVSKTFFAKKLKNLFSRYPKLSVMEKVVEKGGLKLIFLARLSPIFPFSILNYFYGLNNVKFKDFTLGLLGIIPGTFLYCSIGSLAKSIQELKNVQSPNNLYITIIGIISTFLVVYFSAKYSREYFEKS
- a CDS encoding valine--tRNA ligase, with protein sequence MTEMNDQLSLENYSPFEVEKKWQEKWESLKAFSPNPEDDGEPFCVVIPPPNVTGSLHMGHAFNTALIDVVVRFQRLLGKNVLCLPGTDHASIAVQTILEKQLKSEGKTSEDIGRDEFLKRAWNWKEQSGGRIVSQLKRIGYSVDWTRERFTLDQKLNEAVIEAFNILYKKNLIYRGEYLVNWCPESQSAVSDLEVEMQEVNGHLWHFKYPLISESGEQLDKYLEVATTRPETLLGDTAVAVNPDDDRYKEFIGVKVKVPFVDREIPIIADSHVDKDFGTGCVKVTPAHDPNDFAIGKRHNLKQINVMNKDGTLNINAGIFQNLDRYEARKRIIKELDNLGLLTKIEDYKHTVPFSDRGKVPIEPLLSTQWFLKMDDISQGCLNKIDSKKPSFIPPRWEKVYKDWLENINDWCISRQLWWGHQIPAWYVLDDSQDSIEQNTPYIVARNEEDALIEANKKFGSNIKLVRDKDVLDTWFSSGLWPFSTLGWPNTNDSDFKKWYPNNVLVTGFDIIFFWVARMTMMGNTFTNNIPFKDVYIHGLVRDENNKKMSKSSGNGIDPILLIDKYGSDALRFALIREVAGAGQDIRLDFDRKKYTSSTVEASRNFANKLWNATKFVLINKTSNHNYSLNESDENSLELCDKWILSKLNQVNITVAALLKEYKLGESAKLLYEFAWNDFCDWYVEFAKQRFNNKETKNRQISEKVLIKVLNDILVMIHPFMPHITEELWHVLQLKPDNALLSLQKWPIHENKFVDNKLDNSFQQLFEIIRLIRNLRAELGLKPSEKGPVYLISDNDELIDFLETLVDDIQTLTKSSEVFIFKTNAVDKNEFAKSFSGIISDLEVYLPFQDFVNIDALKERLSKDLKKVTIELENLNKRLSNKNFVDKAPKDIVEECRFKLNEGSVQKERITKKLELLN
- the mazG gene encoding nucleoside triphosphate pyrophosphohydrolase; protein product: MSSNNRYKLENNSDLETINSFRILISNIKALKDKTWGCPWQKIQSHISLIPFLYEESNEFIDAIYEKNADKICEELGDLLLQVMLHAEIGYEEKAFALNDVVKNLNKKIINRHPYIFNKKEKVSLKKSQQIWGNIKNLEKEAPHMKSSISRNLNLKIKNLPPTLGTDKITNVVKDHGFKWESTDEIFKKLEEEINELKEAIKCKNDSDIKNEFGDIYFTLLNLANFLKINPESALQKTNIKFLDRFSIVEEHAGDNIKKQTPKDFQRLWQIAKEKLAGKITKSK
- the speE gene encoding polyamine aminopropyltransferase, which encodes MTNITTWIDEYHQGSRFGLNGKILIKKKSKYQEIIVIENKYYGKALMLDGCWMTSLKDEKYYHECLVHPALSSIDEKSNVLIIGGGDGGTLKECVKYTQISKIDLVEIDEEVIKISKKFLKEIGGEAWNDKRLEIHVDDGVKWVKKTRDDFYDVIFIDCSDPSEFSNLLFSDSFYEECKRILTPKGILATQSESPESFKNIHINILKNLKNIFKVSETMYSFVPIYPSGIWSWTFASSEDLNLSKQNYQQALIIEKGCEIWNLNFQNAAFKMMPNKIVKELDS
- the speB gene encoding agmatinase, which gives rise to MTKNLFDNENAIYMGAKRNPENCSIGIFGVNYDGTCSFKPGARFGPEAIRQVSSCLETYCPKIKKDLEDIIYVDFGSILIDKNDSKSVIESVKSATNYLISKRLSPIMLGGEHSITRGAIEALVKKYPDLILVQLDAHADLRESYIGNEHSHACTMKRCLEVLPEKKILQVGIRSGTKEEFEIMHNNNQLVNFCPGGNAHELKQALLQYAKSPIYLTIDLDWFDPSLLAGTGTPEPGGFFWNDFEEILKTLKDFRIVASDIVELSPEIDKSGVSSIVAAKVLRSLILSLENMQ
- the gcvT gene encoding glycine cleavage system aminomethyltransferase GcvT, with amino-acid sequence MDLLKSPLYSKYVESNAKLVDFAGWEMPISFSGLIKEHESVRSSAGLFDISHMGVISVKGINPKDYIQKLFPTNLYSFSEGQGLYTVMLNDKGGIIDDLIIYDLGIKENDISELLLIVNASRFKEDFQWIKNNLNKYEISITNFKKDKVLLALQGKNSFDLFEEWSESSISHIPNFGCEYKIFEHISPKEKIFFSKTGYTGENGLEILLSKKAAINLWDFSISKNVAPCGLGARDTLRLEAGMHLYGQDINEETSPYEAGLGWLVHLENNHEFFGRSFLEEQSRLGIQKKLVGLSIEGKAIGRKGCAVLKGEENIGSITSGSWSPTKQQAIAFAYINTSHALINNEVQILIRGKKFNGVITKRAFYKKNY
- the aspS gene encoding aspartate--tRNA ligase translates to MRNKICEELNNTDIGKLVNLCGWVDRRRDHGGVIFIDLRDHSGFLQITINPDDGADLFKQAETLRNETVIMVSGIINERPKDSINANLSTGELELKVKDLQILNQIKKNLPFPVSIHDYENTKEELRLKYRYLDLRRGKLLENLKTRHKIIKVAREFLDNFGFTEVETPLLTKSTPEGARDFLVPARLSNGEFFALPQSPQLFKQLLMVGGLDKYYQIAKCFRDEDLRADRQPEFTQLDIEMSFISEEEIISFNESLIKKIWKEVLNINFNNAFPRMSWQEAMDNYGTDRPDTRYQMLLKDLGGVLGDIGFNIFTKAIKSGGYIKSITVKGGNSSISNVRIKPGGDIFQVAQDAGAGGLAFIRVKGNELETIGAIKNNLSEEHIADILKITEAKDGDLILLGAGDKQIVNQSLDRVRQYIAKDLNLIDQSKWNFLWVTDFPMFERNEEENRYEALHHPFCSPKNIKSKDSENLKKEIESSTANAYDLVLNGLELGGGSLRIHEANLQREVLKTVGLSDKEIDEKFGFLIEALEMGAPPHGGIAFGLDRITMLIIGADSIREAIAFPKNQQAKCLLTNAPSNVSESQLKELDIEITIDE